The Candidatus Hydrogenedentota bacterium genome includes a region encoding these proteins:
- a CDS encoding radical SAM protein, whose translation MNAAWYGLRFVAGRVLSQRSPPLIRGLVLTNRCNLRCAHCRVHERGHRDLDFTDVVAAIDDFHREGGRCLYLEGGEPFLWHDGEHGINEVVDYAHQVGFLTVVIYTNGTLPIRTAADTVFVSVDGLREIHDALRGRSFDRIFRNIQESQHPSLFINYTINSRNKNEIIAFCEYVRGINAIRGVFFYFHTPYYGYDDLVIDRAEKGQILQELLRLRKRYRILNSRAGLLSALRDDWRRPLNICSVYEKGTIYQCCRFSGNAELCRDCGYLSYAEIDQTLKMKPSAILNALKYF comes from the coding sequence ATGAACGCCGCGTGGTACGGACTGCGATTTGTTGCCGGACGTGTCCTTTCCCAGCGGAGCCCACCGTTGATACGCGGACTGGTTCTGACGAACCGCTGCAACTTGCGATGCGCACATTGCCGAGTACACGAACGTGGCCACCGAGATTTGGACTTCACGGACGTTGTTGCAGCGATCGACGACTTCCATCGTGAAGGTGGCCGTTGTCTGTATCTGGAAGGCGGCGAGCCATTTCTTTGGCATGACGGGGAGCACGGCATCAACGAGGTCGTGGATTACGCGCATCAAGTCGGGTTTCTGACGGTTGTCATTTACACGAACGGCACACTGCCTATCCGGACCGCTGCCGACACCGTTTTCGTGAGCGTCGACGGCCTTCGAGAGATACATGATGCCCTGCGCGGCAGATCTTTCGACCGCATTTTCAGAAACATTCAGGAATCGCAGCATCCGTCCCTGTTCATCAACTACACAATCAACAGCCGCAACAAGAATGAGATAATTGCGTTTTGCGAATACGTGCGAGGCATCAACGCCATACGCGGGGTGTTCTTTTACTTTCATACACCCTACTACGGGTACGACGACCTCGTTATTGACCGCGCTGAAAAGGGCCAAATCCTGCAAGAACTTCTTAGACTTCGCAAACGATACCGGATATTGAACTCTCGCGCTGGATTGCTTTCGGCGCTCAGAGACGACTGGCGGCGTCCGCTGAATATCTGTTCCGTCTATGAGAAAGGCACCATTTACCAATGCTGTCGTTTTTCGGGCAATGCCGAGTTGTGTCGAGATTGCGGATATCTCAGTTACGCCGAAATCGATCAGACTCTGAAAATGAAGCCGTCGGCGATTCTTAACGCGCTCAAATACTTCTGA
- a CDS encoding LamG domain-containing protein, translating to MRVLLVLSAICASLANAADSENLVAHYLFDDASGQTLHDRSGHGHDGAISDAQWVPPSEGGGLRFGGSDKSYVDLGDNPALKIAGDSTLFAWVRLDASPYFDDATNWTIVDCERYREEGFVLRVDGGSGRVMYRESQHEADRYAFGSQVLENRAVHFIAVVRRGNTATIYVNGLPDGTLSLQPAAYGEAPLRISAPGQPFRGTIYEVALFNRAVSADEIAAWYWSGAEKYRKSGAKQGDLSLQSYIYDDDKEARASVSFLGIMPLRDGEEVRIALARRDGDVLTSQTVSKIPVEGKGQYVFSLDALNDGDYELRAELTGSSRSARVAAPFHFPAPPPVVPSPGEMTVAQLPSQPAAPECRVEPTPGGGLILKVGETPFTLESSFSIPNGGDNRLTCDDGTNAAGEPEWHVLTSVPGGIAASGKHYEVKRVFRTEPGRIVVTDTITNRTNEPLGLIFHNRLATSGEPFQKALIAAKETYRPVEDRPLKFCPTAFLVKPGLGVGLVALDDVYIVQSRGASDGQTWVDLSSREFALDAGASYTLEWAIYANATGDYYDFVNAIRRDEHRNDVTIEGALAFVQGTQQRRDASLVPGPEYFAMRNPKYATLFCLSWCTDDPAISVEGIEFIEHPQERRQVRAMMDGLRAVAPEVKGMFHVAHQLFATNRPDEHFRDSKVIGPDGKQAVYGHEYVGSSYFSAERVADNWRWWIYYPTLENSFGKAMLDSVDVMMDEMGARGVFADGFLFGYGGEYTYDRWDGHSADIDPATHTIARKKTSVILITQDAMTAWCNKIRGKGGVVIANGVVPTRTLCAMPVITDKEVTEGPDVALLPAPVTLGNPAVCSTDEGAYDDVLSKLRYGNLYWYYNEPVKLAYESVPKQMFPITVQEVHSGYVKGNERLVTMHSAVYGWSESRDLHLAYRYDGRGHLVPANYTTTVDAGPVRTQIDLNDRECAVLERIPVQIESETPVNVIADRDVNGHLRLRLNGKGVVRIVTAGTAPREITLDGPGEITLD from the coding sequence ATGCGCGTGTTACTGGTTCTTTCGGCGATTTGCGCGTCTCTCGCGAATGCAGCCGATTCGGAAAATCTGGTGGCCCACTACCTCTTCGACGATGCTTCCGGGCAGACGTTGCATGACCGGTCCGGTCACGGCCACGATGGCGCCATCTCCGATGCGCAGTGGGTGCCGCCGTCCGAAGGCGGCGGTTTGCGCTTCGGCGGTTCCGACAAGAGCTACGTGGACCTCGGCGACAATCCGGCCCTCAAGATCGCCGGCGACTCCACCCTGTTTGCGTGGGTGAGACTCGACGCTTCACCGTACTTTGACGATGCTACCAACTGGACCATCGTCGATTGCGAGCGCTACCGCGAAGAAGGCTTTGTTTTGCGTGTGGATGGCGGCAGCGGGCGCGTTATGTACCGCGAAAGTCAGCATGAGGCCGATCGATACGCGTTCGGCTCGCAGGTGTTGGAGAATCGCGCCGTTCATTTCATTGCGGTTGTTCGGCGCGGCAACACCGCGACCATCTATGTGAACGGCCTGCCCGACGGTACGCTTTCCTTACAGCCCGCCGCATATGGCGAGGCCCCATTGCGAATCAGCGCCCCGGGTCAACCGTTCCGAGGGACTATCTATGAAGTAGCCTTATTTAATCGCGCGGTCAGCGCCGACGAGATTGCGGCGTGGTACTGGAGCGGCGCGGAGAAGTATCGCAAGTCAGGCGCAAAACAGGGCGATCTCTCGCTCCAATCCTATATCTATGACGACGACAAAGAGGCGCGCGCCAGCGTATCGTTCCTCGGCATCATGCCGCTGCGCGATGGGGAAGAGGTGCGCATAGCGCTTGCGCGGCGCGACGGCGACGTGCTTACTTCGCAAACCGTATCGAAGATCCCCGTTGAGGGAAAGGGACAATACGTATTCTCGCTCGATGCGCTCAACGACGGTGACTACGAACTGCGCGCGGAACTGACCGGTTCGTCTCGATCCGCGCGCGTTGCCGCGCCGTTCCACTTCCCAGCGCCACCGCCCGTCGTTCCGTCACCGGGAGAAATGACGGTCGCGCAATTACCTTCTCAACCGGCAGCTCCCGAATGTCGCGTGGAGCCAACGCCCGGCGGTGGTCTCATATTGAAAGTGGGGGAGACGCCGTTCACACTCGAATCGTCGTTCTCAATCCCGAATGGCGGCGATAACCGCTTGACCTGTGACGACGGAACCAACGCAGCGGGCGAACCCGAATGGCATGTACTAACGTCCGTCCCAGGCGGCATCGCCGCTTCCGGCAAGCACTACGAAGTAAAGCGCGTGTTCCGCACCGAGCCGGGCCGCATCGTGGTGACGGATACCATCACGAATCGGACCAACGAACCGCTGGGTCTCATCTTTCACAATCGCCTCGCTACGAGCGGCGAACCCTTTCAGAAGGCGCTCATCGCTGCGAAAGAAACGTACAGGCCCGTAGAGGACCGACCACTAAAGTTCTGTCCGACGGCATTTCTCGTCAAGCCGGGATTGGGCGTGGGACTCGTCGCCCTTGACGATGTCTATATCGTCCAGAGCCGTGGCGCATCGGACGGACAGACCTGGGTGGATCTGTCCTCGCGCGAATTCGCGTTGGATGCCGGCGCATCGTATACGCTCGAATGGGCCATCTACGCCAACGCCACCGGCGACTACTACGATTTCGTCAACGCGATCCGCCGCGACGAACACCGCAACGATGTCACCATCGAAGGCGCTCTCGCATTTGTACAAGGCACGCAACAACGCCGCGACGCTTCGCTCGTGCCCGGCCCCGAATACTTCGCCATGCGCAATCCCAAGTATGCCACGCTTTTCTGTCTCTCGTGGTGTACCGACGACCCCGCGATCTCTGTCGAAGGCATCGAGTTTATCGAACACCCGCAGGAACGCAGGCAGGTCCGCGCCATGATGGATGGACTGCGAGCTGTCGCCCCCGAAGTCAAGGGCATGTTTCACGTCGCGCACCAACTCTTTGCAACCAACCGGCCCGACGAGCATTTTCGCGACTCGAAGGTTATCGGCCCCGACGGCAAACAGGCCGTATACGGCCACGAATACGTGGGCAGCTCGTATTTCTCCGCCGAACGCGTCGCGGACAATTGGCGCTGGTGGATCTACTATCCGACGCTCGAGAACTCCTTCGGCAAGGCCATGCTCGACAGCGTCGACGTGATGATGGACGAGATGGGCGCGCGTGGCGTGTTCGCCGACGGCTTTCTCTTCGGCTACGGCGGCGAATACACCTACGACCGTTGGGACGGTCACAGCGCCGACATCGATCCCGCAACCCACACCATCGCGCGCAAGAAGACCTCCGTCATTCTGATTACGCAAGACGCCATGACCGCGTGGTGCAACAAGATTCGCGGCAAAGGCGGCGTCGTAATTGCCAACGGCGTCGTACCCACGCGCACGTTGTGCGCGATGCCTGTAATCACCGATAAAGAGGTCACCGAAGGGCCCGATGTCGCGCTGCTTCCCGCGCCGGTTACGTTGGGCAACCCGGCGGTGTGCTCCACCGACGAGGGCGCCTACGACGACGTACTCAGCAAGCTCCGCTACGGCAACTTGTACTGGTACTACAACGAGCCTGTAAAGCTGGCCTACGAATCCGTGCCCAAGCAAATGTTTCCAATAACCGTGCAAGAGGTGCACTCCGGCTACGTGAAAGGCAACGAACGCCTCGTCACCATGCACAGCGCCGTCTACGGGTGGTCGGAATCGCGCGACTTGCACCTCGCCTACCGTTACGACGGTCGCGGACATCTTGTTCCCGCGAACTACACGACCACAGTCGACGCCGGACCTGTCCGTACCCAAATCGATCTCAACGACCGCGAATGTGCGGTACTCGAACGCATCCCGGTGCAGATCGAATCGGAGACCCCCGTCAATGTCATCGCGGACCGTGACGTTAACGGACACCTGCGCCTGCGCCTCAACGGAAAGGGTGTAGTCCGTATCGTTACTGCTGGCACCGCGCCCAGAGAGATAACCTTGGACGGACCCGGCGAGATTACGCTGGACTGA
- a CDS encoding STAS domain-containing protein has protein sequence MEIAHRIEDGITVVSLRGRFDAPSAPDAETVFRQLTQEGAQRVVVDFSGVEYISSGGLRVIIMLSKALEKNNGQMALSGMNPFVSEVFEITNLATRYRILPSCEDAIRALRAES, from the coding sequence ATGGAAATAGCGCATCGCATCGAAGATGGAATCACGGTTGTCTCGTTGCGCGGCCGGTTTGACGCGCCGTCGGCCCCGGACGCGGAGACCGTATTCAGGCAGTTGACTCAGGAAGGCGCGCAGCGGGTCGTGGTGGATTTCTCAGGTGTTGAGTACATCAGCAGCGGCGGACTGCGCGTGATTATCATGCTGTCCAAGGCGCTTGAAAAAAACAACGGGCAGATGGCCCTGAGCGGAATGAATCCGTTCGTATCCGAGGTGTTTGAAATCACTAATCTGGCGACACGCTATCGCATACTCCCGAGTTGCGAGGATGCCATTAGGGCGTTGCGGGCGGAGTCGTAA
- a CDS encoding protein kinase, producing MAEQFVEDDPQYAATLPLTTQPPTYAQSTVLTPREPPSDVCLKVGNLLDERYKVLDVRGGPGVSGMGVVYVVESDGNRFAAKTFQHQFSQNLSLIERFLREARTWILTGFHPNIVHAYFIDIVEACPYLFMEYVESNARGTVSLADNLRDGSLSMRDALDLAIQCCDGMIHATKLVPGLVHRDLKPENLLIAADGTLKITDFGLVRCHIAEEIKLDHVVEGNGKDDLTQVGAAFGTPAYMAPEQFVEAGSVSQVADIYAFGCCFYEAISGQRLFTIRTDTPIEHLLAMRRFHQSEPPVPLHDRVKECPQELDRVIMRCLEKDPGDRWQTFEEVRERLLFVYERTLGSSYVSRTMPEPTRAQIDIQEKSLTLLDGYHRAVRLRNLRENQDASPYAFHLALASFFHCAEEYAEEGRQLEKALRVLGPNQGYEVVRRLGELQVQSGELDKAERLLNDFLLAHPHDLDRCLEPYVYLRVAQGDFAGAEKLLEAFTPNWRISMLRARVLRKAGKIQELSSLLEGQVDQAISEIKSDLDSIESDSPVGWEYDGDVHVLKKVMAALAPEYDLSALDSATHAVWPDLDAYPDLSAEMAWLSDALGGLSELGTVSPCKGITYGDLARLLGYPNRLPRHLSRDETWFWMSKGNELESK from the coding sequence ATGGCTGAACAATTCGTAGAAGACGACCCGCAATACGCCGCGACGTTGCCGTTGACGACGCAACCGCCGACGTACGCGCAGTCGACGGTCCTGACTCCGCGCGAACCGCCGAGCGACGTGTGCCTCAAAGTGGGCAACCTTCTGGACGAGCGTTACAAAGTGCTCGATGTTCGGGGCGGTCCCGGTGTGAGCGGCATGGGCGTTGTCTACGTCGTCGAGTCGGATGGAAACCGATTCGCGGCAAAGACGTTCCAGCACCAATTTTCGCAGAACCTGTCGCTTATCGAACGTTTCCTCAGAGAAGCGCGGACCTGGATACTGACGGGGTTTCACCCGAATATCGTGCACGCGTATTTCATCGATATTGTGGAGGCGTGCCCCTACTTGTTCATGGAGTACGTCGAATCGAATGCGCGCGGGACCGTGTCGCTGGCGGACAATCTTCGGGACGGTTCGCTCTCAATGCGCGATGCGCTGGACCTGGCCATTCAATGCTGTGACGGCATGATTCACGCGACGAAGCTGGTGCCGGGGCTGGTGCATCGCGACCTCAAACCCGAGAACCTGTTGATCGCCGCGGACGGCACTCTCAAAATCACGGACTTCGGACTGGTTCGGTGTCACATTGCCGAGGAAATCAAGCTCGATCACGTGGTCGAGGGCAACGGTAAAGATGACCTGACACAAGTTGGGGCAGCGTTTGGAACGCCTGCCTATATGGCGCCGGAACAGTTTGTGGAGGCGGGCAGCGTCAGCCAGGTTGCGGACATCTATGCCTTTGGGTGTTGCTTCTACGAGGCGATCAGCGGGCAGCGCTTGTTCACGATTCGTACCGATACCCCCATCGAGCACCTGCTCGCGATGCGACGGTTTCATCAGAGCGAACCGCCGGTGCCGTTGCATGACCGCGTGAAGGAATGCCCGCAAGAACTGGATCGCGTCATCATGCGTTGCTTGGAGAAGGATCCCGGCGACCGGTGGCAGACGTTTGAGGAAGTGCGCGAGCGGTTGCTGTTTGTGTACGAACGCACCCTGGGCAGTTCGTATGTGTCGCGCACCATGCCCGAGCCGACTCGCGCACAAATCGACATCCAAGAAAAATCGCTGACCTTGCTGGACGGTTATCACCGTGCCGTGCGCTTGCGCAATCTTCGCGAGAATCAGGACGCCAGCCCCTATGCGTTCCATTTGGCATTGGCGTCGTTCTTCCATTGCGCGGAAGAGTATGCGGAAGAAGGACGTCAGCTTGAAAAGGCCCTGCGCGTGTTAGGCCCCAATCAGGGCTATGAAGTTGTCCGGCGATTGGGTGAATTGCAGGTGCAATCCGGCGAACTGGACAAAGCCGAACGGCTATTAAACGACTTCTTGTTGGCGCATCCTCACGATTTGGATCGCTGTCTGGAACCGTATGTCTATCTGCGCGTAGCGCAGGGTGATTTTGCGGGAGCGGAAAAACTCCTGGAGGCGTTCACGCCCAATTGGCGAATCAGTATGTTGCGCGCCCGCGTGTTGCGAAAAGCCGGAAAGATCCAAGAACTTTCATCGCTTCTTGAAGGTCAAGTCGACCAGGCAATCTCCGAGATTAAGTCCGACCTTGATAGTATCGAATCCGACTCGCCGGTGGGTTGGGAGTACGACGGCGACGTACACGTGTTGAAGAAAGTCATGGCGGCGCTAGCCCCGGAGTACGACCTATCCGCACTCGATAGCGCAACTCATGCCGTATGGCCCGATCTGGATGCCTACCCCGACCTGTCGGCGGAGATGGCGTGGCTCAGTGACGCATTGGGGGGGCTCTCCGAGTTGGGCACGGTGAGTCCGTGCAAGGGAATCACCTACGGAGACTTGGCGCGACTGCTGGGGTATCCGAACCGGTTGCCGCGTCATTTGTCGCGCGACGAAACGTGGTTCTGGATGAGCAAGGGTAACGAACTGGAGTCGAAGTAA
- a CDS encoding flagellin FliC, translated as MGLQINTNLSGLNALRQLQKTNTVLNRGLEQLATGLRINRAADDASGLAIAERFRAEVLQYSQEVNNLQSGVSAVQTADGALSTQADATQRLRELALQATNGTLTDEQRSAINQEAQQLLSQIDETAQNTEFNGTQLLNGSQSSVSLGAGGNQVNLSSSTTTALGLNGLDLSTQTGAQNALGTIDTAISRIDQNRSSLGAQQNRFERAIEVRETGIVNSTESESRIRDLDVARQTIEQSRNQILLQGGLSAVTRSQITAQTAARLLGG; from the coding sequence ATGGGACTGCAAATCAATACTAATCTGAGCGGACTCAACGCTTTACGCCAACTTCAGAAGACCAACACCGTGCTCAACCGTGGGTTGGAGCAGTTGGCAACGGGGTTGCGTATCAATCGAGCCGCCGACGACGCCTCGGGCTTGGCGATTGCCGAGCGTTTCCGGGCGGAAGTGCTCCAATACTCCCAAGAAGTGAATAATCTGCAAAGCGGCGTGAGCGCTGTGCAGACGGCCGACGGTGCATTGAGCACCCAGGCCGATGCCACGCAACGGTTGCGCGAGTTGGCGCTCCAGGCAACCAACGGCACCCTGACCGATGAGCAGCGTTCGGCCATCAACCAGGAAGCGCAGCAGCTTCTTTCGCAGATCGACGAGACAGCCCAGAATACGGAGTTCAACGGGACTCAACTCTTGAATGGCTCGCAATCGTCCGTATCGTTGGGTGCCGGCGGTAATCAAGTCAATCTCAGTTCTTCTACAACGACTGCCCTTGGGCTTAACGGACTGGATCTGAGTACGCAAACCGGGGCTCAAAACGCCTTAGGCACCATTGACACGGCGATTAGCCGTATCGACCAGAACAGATCGAGTCTCGGTGCACAGCAGAACCGGTTCGAGCGTGCAATCGAGGTCCGCGAGACTGGTATCGTGAATAGCACGGAGTCCGAGTCGCGCATTCGCGACCTGGATGTCGCGCGTCAAACGATCGAGCAATCGCGCAATCAGATTTTGCTGCAAGGCGGTCTGAGCGCAGTGACTCGATCGCAAATTACAGCCCAAACTGCCGCCCGGTTGCTGGGCGGTTAG
- the xseA gene encoding exodeoxyribonuclease VII large subunit — protein sequence MSVEKPEILSVSQLTRLVKGLLETQISYVWVGGEISNWRVSPAGHAYFTLKDKDSQIDAVMFRGKLMKLPFGPEGGLEVVAFGLVTVYEKRGNYQLVCEEMHPKGVGALQLAFEKLKKKLEEEGLFAPELKKPLPLLPRRIGIVTSPTGAAIRDILHVIKRRFANVHILLYPARVQGEEAAEEIVEGIRVLDEMGIDVMIVGRGGGSLEDLWPFNEEIVVRAIHAAQTPIISAVGHEIDFTLADFVADLRAPTPSAAAEVVVKEQEALAEQVRVLGHRMGKATGRLIEQARTRHTLAMSSFVFRRPEELFRQRRQQVDDLRMRIEDAVTDGVRTSRRRLDHAARSLVLLSPANQVGRAKQHLLMKRQRLEQGAMKCVVRARSRFGPLLAQLDALSPLAVLARGYALAWKVEDNALVREARQLAPNDRIRLRFGKGGATALVEHTEDVADG from the coding sequence ATGTCCGTGGAAAAACCAGAGATTCTGAGCGTCAGTCAGTTGACCCGGCTTGTCAAGGGATTGCTGGAGACGCAAATCAGCTACGTGTGGGTCGGCGGGGAGATTTCGAATTGGCGGGTCTCTCCGGCGGGACACGCGTATTTCACGCTGAAGGACAAGGACAGCCAGATTGATGCGGTGATGTTTCGTGGCAAGCTGATGAAGCTGCCGTTCGGACCGGAAGGCGGACTTGAAGTCGTGGCTTTTGGACTGGTCACGGTCTACGAGAAGCGCGGCAATTACCAGCTCGTCTGCGAGGAAATGCACCCGAAGGGCGTTGGTGCACTGCAACTCGCATTCGAGAAACTGAAAAAGAAGCTGGAAGAAGAGGGGCTGTTTGCGCCGGAGTTGAAGAAGCCGTTGCCGCTTCTCCCCCGCCGCATCGGTATCGTTACGTCACCTACGGGCGCGGCGATTCGCGACATCCTGCACGTCATCAAACGGCGGTTCGCAAATGTACATATTCTGCTGTATCCCGCGCGTGTGCAGGGTGAAGAGGCCGCCGAGGAGATCGTCGAAGGCATCCGCGTCCTGGACGAGATGGGCATTGACGTGATGATTGTCGGACGCGGCGGCGGGTCGCTGGAAGATCTGTGGCCGTTCAACGAAGAGATCGTGGTGCGCGCGATTCACGCGGCGCAGACGCCCATCATTTCGGCGGTCGGCCACGAGATCGATTTCACGCTGGCGGATTTTGTTGCGGACTTGCGCGCGCCGACGCCGTCGGCAGCGGCAGAAGTGGTGGTCAAAGAACAGGAGGCGCTTGCGGAGCAGGTGCGCGTGCTGGGCCATCGCATGGGCAAGGCCACGGGGCGGCTAATCGAGCAGGCGCGCACGCGTCACACGCTGGCAATGTCGAGCTTCGTGTTCCGCCGGCCGGAAGAGTTGTTCCGCCAGCGGAGACAGCAGGTGGACGATCTTCGGATGCGCATCGAGGATGCTGTCACGGACGGAGTGCGCACTTCGCGACGCCGTTTAGACCATGCCGCGCGGTCGTTGGTGCTGCTATCGCCGGCGAACCAGGTTGGCCGCGCCAAGCAGCATTTGCTCATGAAGCGGCAGCGCCTTGAGCAGGGGGCGATGAAGTGCGTTGTGCGTGCGCGATCGCGTTTTGGTCCGTTGTTGGCACAACTCGACGCGCTGAGTCCGTTGGCGGTGTTGGCGCGCGGTTATGCGCTGGCCTGGAAGGTTGAGGATAATGCGCTGGTGCGCGAGGCACGTCAGCTTGCTCCGAACGATCGGATCCGGTTACGGTTTGGGAAGGGCGGCGCGACTGCCTTGGTGGAACATACAGAGGATGTAGCGGATGGCTGA
- a CDS encoding exodeoxyribonuclease VII small subunit yields MAEPKFEKDLERLEEIVSALEEGELPLDEALKRFEEGIKLAKRCEKALSEAEKKIEILTKNADGKLEAQPFGEDEEDNAEESSKGKAASSKKNADSDSEEGELLF; encoded by the coding sequence ATGGCTGAGCCCAAGTTTGAGAAAGATTTAGAGCGGCTTGAGGAAATCGTGTCGGCGCTGGAAGAAGGCGAATTGCCGCTCGATGAGGCTTTGAAGCGATTCGAAGAAGGCATCAAGCTGGCCAAGCGCTGCGAGAAGGCGTTGTCGGAAGCCGAGAAGAAGATCGAAATCCTCACGAAGAACGCCGATGGCAAGCTGGAGGCGCAGCCATTTGGCGAAGACGAGGAAGACAACGCCGAAGAATCGTCCAAGGGCAAGGCCGCCTCTTCCAAGAAGAACGCCGATAGCGATTCAGAAGAAGGCGAATTGCTGTTTTAG
- a CDS encoding RES family NAD+ phosphorylase produces MNPHPKYTEILQGILRILKHGVTPWSGVVYRYASSKYSSDVKILSGIGAYRAGGRWNPPNTFHAVYCASSPGLAHAEYLSTYRIAGIPLSRSHPVTGKALEVNGATALDLRDTGILSQLSLSLRQLKEDRWKVAIDEGRESLCQAVGRAAFTSGVEILLTPSILKPHSEDFNVVLIIENAQTPSEKCRVLS; encoded by the coding sequence ATGAATCCACATCCAAAATACACAGAGATACTTCAAGGAATTCTAAGAATACTCAAGCATGGCGTGACCCCGTGGAGTGGAGTCGTCTACCGCTACGCATCAAGCAAGTATTCATCTGACGTAAAGATTCTGAGCGGTATTGGGGCGTATCGGGCAGGTGGCCGCTGGAATCCCCCTAATACTTTTCACGCTGTCTACTGCGCATCGAGTCCCGGGCTCGCACACGCGGAGTATCTCTCGACGTATAGGATTGCAGGAATTCCCCTCAGCAGGTCCCACCCAGTCACGGGAAAAGCATTGGAGGTCAACGGGGCTACGGCCCTCGACCTCCGAGACACCGGAATTCTGTCTCAACTCTCACTTTCCCTGCGACAATTGAAGGAAGATCGGTGGAAAGTAGCCATAGATGAAGGACGTGAGTCACTTTGCCAAGCTGTTGGCCGGGCAGCATTTACGTCAGGGGTAGAGATTCTGCTGACCCCCTCGATTCTGAAGCCACACAGCGAAGACTTTAACGTCGTGCTGATCATCGAAAATGCCCAGACTCCAAGCGAAAAATGCAGGGTGCTATCCTGA
- a CDS encoding helix-turn-helix domain-containing protein has product MTKRPAADDYKNQSIVAEARAHYGPPSRNYEEIALTHRGLPNRTRNALQNDFRKTRELLGLTQQDMSSLTGISIRKISGIERGEHKPDRDDLRRINEIQRLQTELTHILEADAIGEWLQEPNEYFLGLTPIQVIQRGESDRVWRLIWRLQDGVPLE; this is encoded by the coding sequence ATGACAAAGCGACCAGCAGCCGACGACTACAAGAATCAGTCCATCGTGGCAGAGGCCCGCGCACACTACGGCCCGCCATCGAGAAACTACGAAGAGATCGCCCTCACTCACCGCGGGCTGCCCAACCGCACGCGGAACGCTCTCCAAAACGACTTCCGCAAAACTAGGGAGCTACTCGGTCTGACTCAGCAGGATATGAGTTCTCTGACGGGTATTTCGATTCGGAAGATTTCCGGAATAGAACGAGGAGAACACAAACCTGACCGCGACGATTTGCGCAGGATAAACGAGATTCAACGATTGCAGACTGAATTGACACACATCCTTGAAGCCGACGCCATCGGCGAATGGCTTCAGGAACCCAACGAATATTTCCTGGGACTAACCCCTATCCAAGTCATCCAACGCGGCGAGTCGGATCGGGTCTGGCGGTTGATTTGGCGACTTCAAGACGGCGTTCCGCTCGAATAA